One window of the Labilibaculum sp. genome contains the following:
- a CDS encoding viroplasmin family protein, whose product MAKKKFYVVWKGRETGVFDNWEECTNQIHSFKDAKYKSFKTKEEAQVAFKGKYEDYKGKDVCKVELSTEELEKIGQPNLDSISVDAACSGNPGLMEYQGVETKTKKLIFKQGVFEDSTNNIGEFLALVHALAHMKKVNDKRPIYSDSSIAIAWVRDRVVRTKNPQTAKNTKSSEMIQRALVWLDENEIPNEILKWETKAWGEIPADFGRK is encoded by the coding sequence ATGGCAAAGAAGAAGTTTTACGTTGTTTGGAAAGGAAGAGAAACTGGAGTATTTGATAACTGGGAAGAATGTACTAATCAAATACACAGTTTTAAAGATGCAAAATATAAATCTTTTAAAACAAAGGAAGAGGCGCAAGTAGCATTTAAGGGAAAATATGAAGATTATAAAGGTAAAGATGTGTGTAAGGTTGAGTTGAGTACTGAAGAGCTTGAAAAAATTGGGCAACCAAATTTAGACTCGATTTCTGTTGATGCGGCATGTAGTGGAAACCCAGGGCTAATGGAATACCAAGGAGTTGAAACTAAAACAAAAAAACTAATCTTTAAACAGGGAGTGTTTGAGGATTCAACAAATAATATTGGTGAATTTTTAGCATTGGTACATGCTTTAGCGCATATGAAGAAAGTTAATGATAAGAGACCTATATACTCAGATAGTTCAATTGCAATAGCTTGGGTTAGAGATAGAGTTGTAAGGACTAAGAATCCACAAACTGCTAAAAATACAAAATCTTCTGAAATGATTCAAAGAGCACTTGTGTGGTTGGATGAAAATGAAATACCAAATGAAATACTAAAATGGGAAACTAAGGCATGGGGAGAGATTCCTGCTGATTTTGGAAGAAAATAA
- a CDS encoding phospholipid scramblase-related protein, whose amino-acid sequence MNPILSRNSFFVKEHVGMFKAANNFDIFNPENQEMIMTCREEKLGFFTKMLRFTDYKRMTPFNIEIKTVSGEKVLTIKRGVSFFLSTVEVFDENDNLLGKFKQKFFSIGGKFDVIDSTENILCTLKGKWTSWDFKFSKGETEFAHVSKKWAGIGKELFTSADNYMLAIDEKVTADNPMRILILAAVMCIDMVLKE is encoded by the coding sequence ATGAATCCAATTTTAAGTCGAAATTCATTTTTCGTGAAGGAACATGTTGGCATGTTCAAAGCAGCAAATAATTTTGATATTTTCAATCCTGAAAATCAGGAAATGATAATGACCTGCAGGGAAGAAAAACTTGGTTTTTTCACCAAGATGCTTCGCTTTACTGATTACAAGAGAATGACTCCTTTTAATATTGAAATTAAAACAGTTTCAGGTGAAAAAGTACTAACAATAAAACGAGGTGTTTCATTCTTCTTGTCTACAGTTGAAGTTTTTGATGAGAATGATAATTTATTGGGAAAATTCAAACAAAAATTTTTCTCAATAGGTGGCAAATTTGATGTTATTGATTCTACTGAAAATATTTTGTGCACTCTTAAAGGAAAATGGACCAGCTGGGATTTTAAATTCAGTAAAGGGGAAACAGAGTTTGCTCATGTAAGTAAAAAATGGGCTGGAATTGGCAAGGAATTGTTTACATCAGCAGATAATTATATGTTGGCGATTGATGAGAAAGTGACTGCAGATAATCCGATGAGAATTCTTATTCTTGCCGCGGTAATGTGTATTGATATGGTTTTAAAAGAATAA
- the fbp gene encoding class 1 fructose-bisphosphatase, translating into MTEHNNVQTLNQFIIQRQSDHAGAKGELSRLLHHIGIASKIVNRAVNKAGLVDILGEHGDQNVQGEDQQKLDVFADTHFIDALKACGECCAVASEENEEIIIFDDELSKHGKYVFAMDPLDGSSNIDVNVSIGTIFSIYERLSPRGEVAKIEDFLQEGTKQIAAGYIIYGSSTMLVYTTGKGVNGFTLDPSIGEFCLSHPNIRTPKTGTIYSINEGNYINFPMGVKKYIKYCQEYDQKSNRPYTSRYIGSLVADFHRNLLNGGIFIYPQTRKNPNGKLRLMYECNPIAFIAEQAGGKATDGTQRILTIKPTSLHERVPFYTGSTNMVKKTEEFLHFFNNI; encoded by the coding sequence ATGACTGAACACAACAATGTTCAAACCCTAAATCAATTCATCATCCAAAGACAATCCGATCATGCAGGAGCAAAGGGAGAATTATCCCGGTTACTTCATCATATTGGAATTGCATCTAAAATTGTAAACCGTGCTGTAAACAAAGCCGGACTGGTTGATATTTTAGGCGAACATGGAGATCAGAATGTACAAGGAGAAGATCAGCAGAAACTGGATGTTTTTGCAGACACTCACTTTATTGATGCCTTAAAAGCCTGTGGCGAATGCTGTGCTGTTGCATCGGAAGAAAACGAAGAAATCATTATTTTTGATGATGAATTGAGTAAACATGGAAAATATGTTTTCGCAATGGATCCGCTTGACGGCTCATCGAACATCGATGTAAATGTTTCCATCGGAACCATTTTCTCGATTTACGAACGTCTTTCACCCAGGGGAGAAGTTGCCAAAATTGAGGATTTTCTTCAGGAAGGAACCAAGCAAATTGCTGCCGGATATATCATTTACGGTTCGTCAACCATGTTGGTATACACCACCGGAAAAGGGGTAAACGGTTTCACTCTGGATCCATCAATCGGTGAATTCTGTTTGTCGCATCCCAACATTAGAACACCAAAAACGGGAACCATTTATTCCATTAACGAAGGGAATTACATCAATTTCCCAATGGGTGTGAAAAAGTACATTAAGTATTGTCAGGAATATGATCAAAAATCGAATCGCCCCTACACTTCCCGCTACATAGGATCTTTGGTGGCTGATTTTCACCGAAATTTATTGAACGGTGGTATTTTTATCTATCCGCAAACCAGAAAAAACCCCAATGGAAAACTTCGTTTGATGTACGAATGCAATCCAATTGCTTTTATTGCTGAACAAGCCGGCGGTAAAGCTACCGATGGCACGCAGCGCATTTTAACCATTAAACCTACTTCGCTTCACGAACGTGTTCCGTTTTATACCGGATCGACCAATATGGTGAAGAAAACCGAAGAGTTTTTACACTTTTTCAACAATATTTAA
- a CDS encoding aspartate kinase, whose translation MNIFKFGGASVNSADGVRNFVKIVQSYREEMVIVLSAMGKTTNALEEIVDAFAAKKDGIESKVDALQTYHMKIINELFLKKDDAVFSKIESLFSQLRAYLQKSPSLCYEFDYDQIVCFGELISTTIVSEYLRLSGTPNKWVDIRTCLKTDDTYKEGRIDWELSQKLVPQAFGFTNTFVYVTQGFLGGTKTNQTTTLGREGSDYTAAILSYILDVDKLAIWKDVPGIMNADPKWLPDAQKLERISYQEAIELAFYGAKVIHPKTIQPIKKKKIPLQVRSFLNLNESGTLISTASKKQDQLIPVYIRKQDQVLISIRPSDFSFILEENLSSLFSIFAKHQVKVNLIQNSAISFSVCVDNSDRRLKNLIEEISTKFEVRYNENLELITIRHHNSEAVERMTNGRKYCWNSEAEILHNLCCCKKIKDKEVGNVW comes from the coding sequence ATGAACATATTTAAATTTGGTGGGGCTTCGGTAAATAGTGCTGATGGTGTACGGAATTTTGTGAAAATTGTACAATCCTACAGAGAGGAAATGGTTATTGTATTGTCGGCAATGGGCAAAACAACCAATGCTTTGGAAGAGATCGTTGATGCTTTTGCAGCTAAAAAAGATGGGATTGAATCTAAAGTAGATGCATTGCAAACATACCATATGAAGATTATAAATGAATTGTTTTTGAAAAAGGATGATGCTGTTTTTTCGAAAATAGAATCTCTTTTCTCGCAGTTACGGGCTTATCTGCAAAAATCGCCCTCCTTATGCTATGAGTTTGATTACGATCAGATTGTGTGTTTTGGAGAGCTGATATCTACTACAATCGTATCCGAATACCTTCGTTTAAGCGGCACTCCAAACAAATGGGTGGATATTCGTACTTGTTTAAAAACGGATGATACTTATAAGGAAGGACGAATTGATTGGGAACTTTCTCAGAAATTGGTGCCTCAGGCTTTTGGTTTTACCAACACATTTGTATACGTAACCCAAGGATTTTTGGGTGGAACTAAAACTAATCAGACAACAACTTTAGGACGGGAAGGCTCCGATTATACCGCTGCAATTTTATCTTATATCCTTGATGTGGATAAATTGGCCATTTGGAAAGATGTTCCAGGAATTATGAATGCAGATCCAAAATGGCTGCCCGATGCGCAAAAATTAGAGCGTATATCATATCAGGAAGCCATCGAACTTGCTTTTTATGGTGCCAAAGTGATTCATCCCAAAACCATACAGCCAATTAAGAAAAAGAAAATTCCATTGCAGGTGCGTTCGTTTCTTAATTTGAATGAATCCGGAACTCTAATTAGTACGGCATCTAAAAAGCAGGATCAGTTAATTCCTGTTTACATTCGAAAACAAGATCAGGTGCTGATTTCGATACGACCAAGTGATTTTTCTTTCATACTGGAAGAAAATTTAAGTTCGTTGTTTTCCATTTTCGCAAAACATCAGGTGAAAGTAAATTTAATTCAGAATTCGGCAATTAGTTTTTCGGTATGTGTTGATAATTCAGATAGAAGGTTGAAAAATTTAATTGAAGAAATTTCTACCAAATTTGAAGTGAGATACAATGAAAATCTGGAGTTGATTACGATTCGCCATCACAATTCTGAAGCCGTTGAAAGAATGACCAATGGCCGGAAATACTGCTGGAACAGCGAAGCAGAGATACTGCACAATTTGTGCTGTTGTAAAAAAATAAAAGACAAAGAGGTCGGGAATGTTTGGTGA
- a CDS encoding O-acetylhomoserine aminocarboxypropyltransferase/cysteine synthase: MSNNLRYETLQIHAGQVVDATTNSRAVPLYQTTAYTFNSSEHASNLFGLKEFGNIYTRLGNPTNDVFEQRIAALEGGVAAVATASGQAAQFLALTNILEVGDNFVSASQIYGGTYNQFKVQFKKLGIECRFVDIDEPDTIIPLIDEKTKAIYVEALPNPKFSIPDFEKISAIAKKYDLPLIVDNTLGAGGYLFRPLEHGANIVVESATKWICGHGTAIGGVIVDGGNYNWGNGKFPQFTEPSEGYHGLVFWDVFGAGGPFGNIAFAIRARVEGLRDYGCSQSPFNSFLLLQGLETLSLRLDRHVENTVALAKWLEEQDWVEQVNYPGLKSSPYYERAQKYFKKGAGSVLTFKVKGGKELADKLVDGVELLSHVANLGDAKSLIIHPSSTTHEQLSLEEQKASGVEPGLLRISVGIEHIEDIKADIKQSVEKAINIETIN; this comes from the coding sequence ATGTCAAATAATTTAAGATACGAAACATTACAGATACACGCTGGTCAGGTAGTTGATGCAACAACCAATTCAAGAGCAGTTCCTTTGTATCAAACAACAGCATACACTTTCAACAGTTCAGAACACGCCTCAAACCTGTTTGGACTAAAAGAATTCGGGAATATCTATACCCGTTTAGGGAATCCAACCAATGACGTATTCGAGCAAAGAATAGCAGCTTTGGAAGGCGGAGTTGCAGCTGTTGCAACAGCATCCGGTCAGGCTGCCCAGTTTTTAGCACTAACAAATATTCTGGAAGTTGGTGACAACTTTGTAAGTGCTTCTCAGATTTACGGAGGAACATACAATCAGTTTAAGGTTCAGTTTAAAAAACTGGGAATAGAGTGTCGTTTTGTTGATATCGATGAGCCGGATACTATTATTCCGTTGATCGATGAAAAAACCAAAGCCATTTATGTTGAGGCTTTACCGAATCCTAAATTCTCAATACCGGATTTTGAAAAGATATCTGCAATAGCTAAGAAATATGATTTGCCGCTTATCGTGGATAATACTTTGGGAGCAGGAGGATATTTATTCCGTCCGTTGGAGCACGGAGCCAATATTGTTGTGGAATCGGCAACCAAATGGATTTGCGGTCATGGAACAGCTATTGGAGGAGTAATTGTTGATGGAGGAAACTACAATTGGGGAAATGGAAAATTCCCTCAGTTTACTGAGCCTTCAGAAGGATATCATGGATTGGTATTCTGGGATGTTTTTGGTGCCGGCGGACCATTTGGAAACATTGCTTTTGCAATTCGTGCCAGAGTAGAAGGTTTACGGGATTATGGTTGCAGCCAGAGTCCGTTTAATTCTTTCCTTTTATTACAGGGATTGGAAACACTTTCTCTTCGTTTGGATCGTCATGTTGAAAATACAGTCGCTCTTGCCAAATGGTTAGAGGAACAGGATTGGGTGGAGCAGGTAAATTATCCAGGCCTAAAATCCAGTCCTTACTACGAAAGAGCTCAAAAATACTTCAAGAAAGGCGCCGGCTCTGTTTTAACTTTTAAAGTAAAAGGTGGAAAAGAGCTTGCCGATAAATTGGTTGATGGTGTGGAACTTCTTTCACATGTTGCCAATCTGGGAGATGCAAAATCTTTAATTATTCATCCAAGTTCAACCACTCACGAACAGTTGAGTCTGGAAGAGCAAAAAGCTTCGGGTGTTGAGCCGGGGTTGCTTCGTATTTCGGTAGGTATCGAACACATCGAAGACATTAAAGCTGACATCAAGCAATCTGTTGAGAAAGCAATTAACATAGAGACAATCAATTAG
- the metX gene encoding homoserine O-acetyltransferase, whose protein sequence is MNPECYIHKEGLQLESGECLKELELTYHTYGEYDPQRNNVIWVCHALTANSDVFDWWEGLFGENDFFNPKDYFIVCDNTLASCYGSTGPLSKNPDSGQAYHHDFPQLTVRDLVGAHEILRKHLKIERIYMMIGSSLGGMQAMEWAYLLNGKLDNLVILASNAKHSPWGIAFNESQRMSIEVDPTWKESNDEAGLNGMRVARSIALLSYRTYSTYDHSQQENEEGKTDHYRASSYQRYQGEKLARRFNAYSYWHLSKIMDSHDVGRGRNGLVSALNEIKSRTLVIGVNSDQIFPIQEQRFIADNIPNAEFLEINSIYGHDGFLLEQEQLTEVLKTFLNDSKIK, encoded by the coding sequence GTGAATCCAGAATGTTACATCCATAAAGAAGGTTTACAACTTGAATCAGGTGAGTGTCTGAAAGAGTTGGAGCTTACCTATCACACCTATGGGGAATACGATCCGCAAAGGAATAATGTGATTTGGGTTTGTCATGCTCTTACTGCGAATTCTGATGTTTTCGATTGGTGGGAAGGATTATTTGGTGAGAATGATTTCTTTAATCCGAAAGATTATTTTATAGTTTGCGATAATACTCTTGCTTCCTGCTACGGTTCAACCGGACCTCTTTCGAAAAATCCGGACAGCGGACAGGCTTACCATCATGATTTCCCTCAGCTAACTGTCCGCGATTTAGTTGGTGCTCATGAAATATTAAGAAAACATTTAAAAATAGAACGTATTTACATGATGATTGGCAGTTCACTTGGAGGCATGCAGGCTATGGAGTGGGCTTATCTGTTGAATGGGAAACTGGACAATCTGGTGATATTGGCCTCCAATGCGAAACATTCTCCTTGGGGAATTGCTTTCAACGAATCGCAAAGAATGTCAATCGAGGTAGATCCAACATGGAAAGAATCGAATGATGAAGCGGGTTTGAATGGCATGCGGGTAGCCAGATCGATTGCTCTGCTTAGTTACAGAACTTATTCAACTTACGATCATTCTCAGCAGGAAAACGAAGAAGGCAAAACAGATCATTACCGGGCAAGTTCCTACCAAAGATACCAGGGAGAGAAGCTGGCGCGCAGATTTAATGCGTATTCGTATTGGCATCTTTCAAAAATAATGGATAGTCATGATGTTGGCCGGGGAAGAAATGGTTTGGTTTCTGCTTTGAACGAAATCAAATCAAGAACATTGGTGATTGGTGTAAATTCCGATCAGATTTTCCCAATTCAGGAGCAACGATTCATTGCTGACAATATTCCAAATGCAGAATTCCTGGAAATCAATTCAATTTACGGGCACGATGGTTTCCTTTTGGAACAGGAACAATTAACTGAAGTATTAAAAACATTCTTAAACGATAGCAAAATCAAATGA